A window of Formosa sp. Hel1_31_208 contains these coding sequences:
- a CDS encoding Arc family DNA-binding protein, with translation MSKKKAFALRINEEMLKAIEKWAADEFRSTNGQIEWMLMQYLKEKSRQPKPKKTNESDS, from the coding sequence ATGTCTAAGAAAAAAGCTTTCGCATTGCGAATTAATGAAGAAATGCTCAAGGCCATTGAGAAATGGGCTGCTGATGAGTTTAGAAGTACCAACGGACAAATTGAATGGATGCTCATGCAATATCTTAAAGAAAAGAGCCGACAGCCTAAACCCAAAAAAACAAATGAAAGCGACTCCTAG
- a CDS encoding 6-carboxytetrahydropterin synthase, translating into MRVTVSRRAHFNAAHRLYRKDWSFEKNDEIFGKCNNPNFHGHNYELIASVTGEIDKETGYVIDVKILKDIIKAEVEDAFDHKNLNVEVPEFKDMNPTAENIVVVIYNKIKNKLNPDFDLEVTLYETPRNFVSYSGE; encoded by the coding sequence ATGAGAGTAACAGTGAGTAGAAGAGCACACTTTAACGCAGCACATAGATTGTATCGTAAGGATTGGAGCTTTGAGAAGAATGATGAAATCTTCGGAAAATGTAATAATCCAAATTTTCATGGACATAATTATGAATTAATTGCCAGCGTTACTGGTGAAATTGATAAGGAAACAGGTTATGTGATTGATGTTAAAATCTTAAAGGATATCATCAAGGCTGAAGTTGAAGATGCCTTCGATCACAAAAATCTAAATGTAGAAGTCCCAGAGTTTAAAGACATGAATCCAACGGCTGAAAATATTGTCGTGGTCATCTATAATAAAATAAAAAACAAATTAAATCCAGATTTTGATTTGGAAGTGACTTTATATGAAACTCCGCGCAACTTTGTAAGCTATTCTGGAGAATGA
- a CDS encoding DUF1648 domain-containing protein — protein sequence MKTNRPKIEVPVDGIDIIVDSISATLLLLMIIYTILSYDDLPEIIPSHFNAKGEIDGHSEKQMLWLLPVLGIVTFIGLFILNKYPQIHNYMVNITQDNALKNYRLSTRIVRFTNLFMMLTFALIVFAMIESAKGHTFTFGHWFLYTVIGLSIITPIIILFYYRKINT from the coding sequence TTCCTGTAGATGGTATAGATATAATTGTAGATAGTATTTCTGCAACTTTATTGTTATTGATGATTATTTATACCATCTTATCATATGATGACCTACCAGAAATCATCCCTTCTCATTTTAATGCAAAAGGTGAAATAGATGGACACAGTGAAAAACAGATGTTATGGCTATTACCAGTTTTAGGCATTGTGACATTTATAGGTTTATTCATTTTAAACAAGTACCCGCAAATACATAATTATATGGTCAATATTACTCAAGACAATGCACTTAAAAATTATCGTTTGAGCACACGTATCGTGCGCTTCACAAACCTCTTTATGATGCTCACCTTTGCGCTTATTGTTTTTGCAATGATTGAATCTGCCAAAGGACATACGTTTACTTTCGGACACTGGTTTCTTTATACAGTTATTGGTTTGAGCATTATTACTCCTATTATAATTTTATTTTATTATCGAAAAATCAATACGTGA
- a CDS encoding DUF819 domain-containing protein: protein MDNTPFFTDDTIVFGLLMLSLGFVFLTESIKTGFWPKFYKIVPGLFMAYMIPAVLTTVGLISPEWTSVSEGGEITEHSSNLYYVSSRYLLPAALVLMTLSIDLKGVFNLGWKALIMFFTGTIGIVIGGPIAILLIASFSPETVGGVGPDAVWRGLSTLAGSWIGGGANQTAMLEIYGYNQAKYGGMVFVDIVVANIWMAIILIGIGKRNKINKWLKADTSSIEDLKEKMSTFSEKVKRNPSLADMMIIAAIAFGTVSLAHFSSNFLAPFFDTVVAGIESQTTRNIFTFLGSKFFWMISIATLIAILLSFTKAKNYEGAGASKFGSVFIYILVASIGMKMDLTLIFENFGLIAIGVVWMTIHALLLIGVAKLIKAPYFFLAVGSQANVGGAASAPIVASAFHPSLATVGVLLAVFGYAIGTIAAIGCTILLELAAVS, encoded by the coding sequence ATGGACAACACACCTTTTTTTACTGACGACACTATTGTTTTTGGACTCCTAATGCTTTCATTAGGTTTTGTTTTTTTAACAGAATCCATAAAAACAGGCTTTTGGCCAAAATTTTATAAAATTGTTCCAGGCTTATTTATGGCATATATGATCCCAGCTGTATTAACAACAGTTGGATTAATCTCTCCTGAATGGACTTCGGTATCAGAAGGTGGTGAAATCACTGAACATAGTTCAAACCTTTATTATGTCTCTAGTCGTTATTTATTACCCGCGGCTTTAGTGCTCATGACCTTAAGTATTGATCTTAAAGGGGTTTTTAATTTAGGTTGGAAAGCCTTGATTATGTTCTTTACCGGAACCATTGGTATCGTAATTGGCGGACCAATTGCTATATTATTAATAGCATCCTTTTCTCCTGAAACTGTTGGTGGTGTGGGACCAGACGCTGTTTGGAGAGGGTTATCTACTTTAGCTGGAAGCTGGATTGGCGGTGGTGCTAATCAAACTGCTATGCTCGAAATCTATGGTTATAATCAGGCCAAATATGGCGGAATGGTATTTGTCGATATCGTTGTTGCAAATATATGGATGGCCATTATTCTCATTGGTATTGGAAAACGAAATAAAATTAATAAGTGGCTAAAAGCAGATACGTCTTCCATTGAAGATCTCAAAGAAAAAATGTCGACGTTTTCAGAGAAAGTCAAACGCAATCCATCACTAGCAGATATGATGATTATTGCTGCTATTGCATTCGGAACAGTAAGTCTTGCTCACTTTTCATCTAACTTTCTTGCGCCTTTCTTCGATACTGTCGTTGCCGGAATAGAATCACAAACCACGAGAAACATTTTTACCTTTTTAGGTTCGAAGTTCTTTTGGATGATTAGTATTGCTACGCTTATTGCGATACTCTTATCCTTTACTAAAGCTAAAAATTATGAAGGTGCTGGTGCCAGTAAATTTGGGAGTGTGTTCATTTACATCTTGGTGGCTAGTATTGGTATGAAAATGGATTTAACACTCATATTTGAAAATTTCGGACTCATTGCAATTGGTGTTGTTTGGATGACAATTCACGCCTTATTACTCATAGGTGTGGCAAAACTTATTAAAGCACCATATTTCTTTTTGGCGGTCGGTAGTCAGGCTAATGTAGGAGGTGCAGCTTCTGCTCCCATTGTTGCCTCTGCGTTTCATCCATCTTTAGCAACTGTTGGTGTCCTGTTAGCCGTCTTTGGATACGCAATAGGAACTATTGCCGCGATAGGTTGTACAATTTTATTAGAATTGGCTGCTGTAAGCTAG
- a CDS encoding type I phosphomannose isomerase catalytic subunit → MKTELYPLKFQPILKEKIWGGEKLKSILNKASNSSNIGESWEISDVEGDTSIVANGPLKGQSLKVLLQSYKADILGKKNHDIFGAKFPLLIKFIDAKEDLSIQLHPNDELAAKRHNSFGKTEMWYVMQADKDAHLIVGFNQEMTPEKYLKHLEEKKLTEILNFDKVKTGDTYFIEVGRVHAIGAGVLLAEIQQTSDITYRVYDWDRVDSEGNERDLHNDLALEAINFNMPDNFRVSYQNTKNITNEMVICPYFTTSMLYVTDSILKLNTKDSFFIYLCVEGQAIIETEHASEFIKQGETVLIPAAIKTYKITSSNAKLLEVYV, encoded by the coding sequence ATGAAAACCGAATTGTACCCTTTAAAATTTCAACCCATTTTAAAAGAAAAAATTTGGGGAGGTGAGAAGCTAAAATCTATTTTAAATAAAGCGTCTAATTCGAGTAATATAGGAGAAAGCTGGGAAATTAGTGATGTAGAAGGCGATACCTCCATAGTTGCCAACGGTCCGTTGAAAGGACAATCACTTAAAGTACTGCTACAGAGTTATAAAGCGGATATATTAGGAAAAAAAAATCATGATATTTTTGGTGCTAAATTTCCTTTATTGATAAAGTTTATTGACGCAAAAGAAGACTTGTCCATACAATTACATCCGAATGACGAATTAGCGGCAAAACGACATAATTCCTTTGGAAAAACGGAAATGTGGTATGTGATGCAAGCAGATAAAGACGCTCATTTAATTGTTGGTTTTAATCAGGAGATGACACCCGAAAAGTATCTCAAGCATCTTGAAGAAAAAAAGTTAACCGAAATATTAAATTTTGATAAGGTTAAAACAGGTGACACTTATTTTATAGAAGTAGGCCGTGTTCATGCTATTGGAGCAGGAGTGCTACTAGCTGAAATACAACAAACTAGCGATATTACGTATAGGGTTTATGATTGGGATAGAGTTGACAGCGAAGGAAATGAGCGAGATTTACATAATGATTTAGCGCTAGAAGCAATTAATTTTAATATGCCTGATAATTTTAGAGTGAGTTATCAAAACACTAAAAATATCACAAATGAAATGGTGATATGCCCTTACTTTACCACAAGTATGCTGTATGTGACTGATTCTATTTTGAAGTTAAACACCAAAGATTCGTTCTTTATTTATTTGTGTGTTGAAGGGCAAGCGATAATTGAAACTGAGCACGCCTCAGAATTTATAAAACAAGGAGAAACAGTATTAATACCTGCTGCAATAAAGACCTATAAAATAACGTCAAGTAATGCAAAACTATTAGAAGTTTATGTTTAA
- a CDS encoding DUF4369 domain-containing protein: MKPFLVVVLALLMISCEKDQSQHDFTLKGYVKGLKKGTVYLQRQQDTIMVTLDSLEIQGNPNFELHSALDEAEVLFLTLDKNDNDEGTVVFFADKGTTEINSTLKNFNYDAKIKGSKQQEVLEEYLLMMSKFSDKNLELIQQSLEASKANDTTVSFEDNYNKLMKRKYLYTINFAVNHPDSEVSPYLAISEIPNTSTKFLEEIYNALTEEIKTSRYGLKLKELIAERKV, encoded by the coding sequence ATGAAGCCATTTTTAGTTGTAGTATTAGCCCTTTTAATGATCTCCTGTGAAAAAGATCAGTCACAACATGATTTCACATTAAAAGGATATGTCAAAGGTCTTAAAAAAGGCACGGTATATCTACAACGACAACAAGATACCATTATGGTAACGCTGGATTCTCTAGAAATTCAAGGCAATCCTAATTTTGAATTACATAGTGCATTAGATGAGGCTGAAGTTTTATTCCTGACACTTGACAAAAATGATAATGACGAAGGCACCGTTGTCTTTTTTGCTGATAAAGGCACTACAGAAATCAATTCTACTCTTAAGAATTTCAATTACGACGCTAAGATTAAAGGCTCCAAGCAACAAGAGGTATTAGAAGAATACCTCTTAATGATGTCAAAGTTTAGTGATAAAAACTTAGAATTAATTCAACAAAGTTTAGAAGCAAGTAAAGCTAACGATACAACGGTATCGTTCGAAGACAATTATAACAAGCTTATGAAACGCAAATATTTATACACCATAAATTTTGCGGTAAATCATCCTGATAGTGAAGTATCGCCTTATTTGGCTATTAGTGAAATACCCAATACAAGCACCAAGTTTTTAGAGGAAATCTATAACGCCTTAACCGAAGAGATTAAAACCTCGAGGTACGGTCTTAAATTAAAAGAACTCATTGCTGAACGAAAAGTATAG
- the idi gene encoding isopentenyl-diphosphate Delta-isomerase, with amino-acid sequence MTEEHVILVNESDEQIGTMPKLEAHEKAVLHRAFSVFIFNDNNELMLQQRAKHKYHSPLLWTNTCCSHQRVGETNIEAGKRRLQEEMGFVVDLKETISFIYKAPFDNGLTEHEFDHVMIGHYNDEPTINPEEVEAWKWMPLEAVKVDIELHPEHYTEWFKIIFDKFYEHINILKK; translated from the coding sequence ATGACAGAAGAACACGTAATTCTTGTAAACGAGAGTGATGAACAAATTGGTACAATGCCAAAACTAGAGGCTCATGAGAAGGCCGTTTTACATCGCGCATTTTCAGTATTTATTTTTAACGATAATAATGAATTAATGCTGCAGCAACGCGCCAAACATAAATACCATTCTCCTTTGTTATGGACAAATACGTGTTGCAGTCATCAACGCGTTGGTGAAACTAATATTGAAGCTGGAAAACGCCGTCTTCAGGAAGAGATGGGATTTGTAGTGGACTTGAAAGAGACGATTTCATTTATTTACAAGGCACCTTTTGATAATGGGTTAACCGAACATGAGTTTGATCATGTCATGATTGGTCATTATAATGATGAGCCTACAATTAATCCAGAAGAAGTCGAAGCCTGGAAATGGATGCCATTAGAAGCCGTTAAGGTCGATATTGAATTGCATCCAGAACATTATACAGAATGGTTTAAGATCATTTTTGATAAGTTTTATGAACACATAAATATCCTAAAGAAATGA